The proteins below are encoded in one region of Levilactobacillus namurensis:
- a CDS encoding tyrosine-protein phosphatase yields the protein MNRWLKVSLLLVLSLLLGLGGCAAEQTAPPAPKPTVNRALYGQHVTLTGTSNTQDLGGIRTKSGQTLKAHRLLRSDQLSELTQADRRRLTQKYQVRAIADLRSTAEIKDNPDVPIPHVAYHQDSVVTDNYNVRTTQQFYQGLVTDRVALRGYSAFFDQLLQRKTGATVFHCTYGKDRTGVGAVLVLSALGVSRKTILQNYLYSNQNLAQDAHIQFKGQANFAGKSRRRVHHIRRVKRANLEAVYQRINARYGSMTNFLRRLGLTPAKQKQLQRLYLTQ from the coding sequence ATGAATCGGTGGTTAAAAGTGAGTTTGTTGCTAGTCTTGAGCCTGTTACTGGGGCTTGGTGGGTGTGCCGCTGAGCAGACTGCTCCTCCCGCCCCCAAGCCCACGGTAAACCGAGCTCTGTACGGCCAACATGTCACCTTGACCGGGACTAGTAACACGCAGGACCTGGGCGGGATTCGGACGAAGAGCGGGCAAACCCTGAAGGCTCACCGATTGCTTCGGTCGGATCAATTGTCAGAGCTGACCCAGGCAGACAGACGCCGGCTGACCCAGAAGTATCAGGTCCGGGCGATTGCGGACTTGCGGTCGACGGCTGAGATTAAAGACAATCCGGATGTGCCCATCCCGCACGTTGCCTACCATCAAGATAGCGTGGTGACGGATAATTATAACGTGCGAACGACGCAGCAATTCTACCAGGGATTGGTGACCGATCGGGTGGCCTTACGGGGCTACTCGGCGTTCTTCGACCAACTGTTACAGCGTAAGACTGGGGCGACCGTCTTCCACTGCACTTACGGCAAGGACCGTACCGGCGTTGGTGCGGTGCTGGTCCTCTCGGCCTTGGGGGTCAGCCGGAAGACCATCCTGCAGAACTACCTGTATTCGAACCAGAACTTAGCGCAAGATGCCCACATTCAATTCAAGGGACAAGCTAACTTTGCTGGAAAATCTCGACGACGGGTCCACCATATCCGGCGCGTCAAGCGAGCTAACCTGGAAGCCGTGTACCAGCGAATCAATGCGCGGTATGGCTCCATGACCAACTTTTTGCGGCGCCTGGGGCTTACCCCGGCCAAGCAGAAGCAATTGCAACGGTTGTATTTAACCCAATAG
- a CDS encoding type 1 glutamine amidotransferase domain-containing protein, with protein sequence MSKVVAIMTNDVEDIEYTSPHDAIVGAGHTVDLVEDTANKSLLGKHGTKYTTDKGINDVSADDYDALLIPGGFSPDQLRADDRYVNLVKTFLLADKPVFAICHGPQLFIQTGLVKGRTLTAYTTVRPDLYYAGGIVKDQAVVVDRHLVTSRTPDDLDDFNREILAQLA encoded by the coding sequence ATGAGCAAAGTAGTTGCGATTATGACCAACGATGTTGAAGATATCGAATACACGTCCCCTCACGACGCTATCGTGGGTGCCGGCCACACGGTCGACTTGGTGGAAGATACGGCGAACAAGTCCCTGCTGGGCAAGCACGGGACTAAGTACACCACCGACAAGGGGATTAATGACGTTTCGGCGGACGATTATGACGCCTTGTTGATTCCCGGTGGCTTCTCACCGGATCAGCTGCGGGCCGATGACCGGTACGTGAACCTGGTCAAGACCTTCCTGCTGGCTGACAAGCCGGTCTTTGCCATTTGCCACGGCCCACAATTGTTCATTCAAACGGGTCTGGTCAAGGGACGGACGTTGACCGCCTACACCACGGTGCGGCCAGACTTGTACTACGCAGGGGGCATCGTCAAGGATCAGGCCGTCGTGGTTGATCGGCACCTGGTGACTAGCCGGACGCCCGATGACTTGGACGACTTCAATCGTGAGATCTTGGCCCAATTAGCTTAA
- a CDS encoding MerR family transcriptional regulator, which produces MQIKAAASASGVSAYTIRFYEKKGLLTIPRNTNGVREFDQDALNRLRWIQCYRQAGLSLKEINQIITGDLTQAGYLDLLDAAKHRLEAQINDLRHTEACLETKRHATLDGERLTDMTTCAPTPYVAKNAEA; this is translated from the coding sequence ATGCAAATCAAAGCCGCCGCAAGCGCATCGGGCGTTAGTGCCTACACGATTCGTTTTTACGAAAAGAAGGGACTCCTCACCATTCCCCGCAATACCAATGGCGTTCGGGAATTCGATCAGGACGCTCTCAACCGGCTACGCTGGATTCAATGCTACCGGCAAGCGGGACTCTCGCTTAAAGAAATCAATCAGATCATCACTGGTGACCTGACCCAGGCCGGCTACCTCGACCTGTTAGACGCGGCGAAGCACCGTTTGGAAGCACAAATCAACGATCTACGTCACACGGAAGCCTGCCTAGAAACGAAACGTCACGCCACCCTCGATGGTGAGCGTTTAACCGATATGACGACCTGCGCCCCAACACCCTATGTCGCCAAAAACGCCGAAGCATAA